The following proteins are encoded in a genomic region of Gammaproteobacteria bacterium:
- the rpsN gene encoding 30S ribosomal protein S14, producing MAKLSMINRDARRAKLAVKYAARRAELKAKAKDERLSAGEREVAQLALQKLPRDASPTRGRNRCRATGRPHGFYRKFGLGRNKLREAAMRGDVPGLVKASW from the coding sequence CGCGCGGCGGGCGAAGCTGGCGGTGAAGTACGCCGCGCGGCGGGCCGAGCTGAAGGCGAAGGCGAAGGATGAGCGGCTCAGCGCCGGCGAGCGCGAGGTGGCGCAGCTCGCGCTGCAGAAGCTGCCTCGGGACGCGAGCCCGACGCGGGGACGCAACCGCTGCCGGGCCACGGGCCGGCCGCACGGGTTTTATCGCAAGTTCGGGCTCGGCCGGAACAAGCTCCGCGAGGCGGCGATGCGCGGGGATGTGCCCGGGCTGGTGAAGGCGAGCTGGTAG